In Chrysoperla carnea chromosome 2, inChrCarn1.1, whole genome shotgun sequence, the following proteins share a genomic window:
- the LOC123292007 gene encoding uncharacterized protein LOC123292007 isoform X2 encodes MAFRTGVKIFRHYFQQNVSLRTLNNYRNTATLIKPFPSTSHSKDQKNSINEDKKNLHSGNANTSKICAETPNGCGAVTAKTGIFEIKKNLLNTHKNKMAIVSLKPGIRHFHTNRASLQVGANKIRKLLNTEMSIRKTLTIIQKRFIHPIYECPPPPPPKEPCGYLYPPPEPELYCPQPCARTPAEKRLWSQCGRMCIRGCPLRRQQEYCFDEELVQPCYEKMLPPTPSFSECRCNPIPKPILCPECYPKFPSCPKPPKYSVLCQALPLPRRLDCIPRPKPRQKPWSEIERCNIPQRCYNPWRADDHYPPKQWKPLPPVFPSFPPPTKEFIFSKPGPANIGGPPMGCSIRAFSTFSRQSQKRAYSTSSPRQIQKPIHVISTIIRKMSLWPPPPCRTMYPRNCRVAEKEYDPCIRELRRRTEGLGCMKEVRPATGNCYRWHKRVNKIVGNISQYDGRAKPDSPFFPKFRRAFSTMHSPFAIQMRNYATGHHMHDTFSTFLPMYQTRLIKCRAKCVVLKDDIQKLRNQTEGCCIVPEPCSIPKKIMERIDPLEVQYDPVCNIPRLWHRPISLKLFAEKNCIDIRKQTEGECRPKCLTTFKLPGCTQRFRIDCASALAYFPCRKNECPHPSYSECKEDDPYRDIHECTFCQDSITPPNFYQKDPDCSCAKGPCKRTWSASCEDKEKEYIDPRTFRRIRCFTTYDITSRALPPSHGLKRCEELKRLHAPKTDAQRGFKYSVKGPSDMGTIIYGRYKRSYSTYTRSRGISQSASKLDKLVDVTRTELIMDPSIGEKCCKEKCEELCYDCEIDTPENRKKYCISQRRDTYSCGCPPERTDAHCIKQNNCPQNNCNPTRNYSTFRPGDGIIRSLNAKSSADIDVTPSYDLPTDTMRAESTKNRMKMADEIGNFGIDSHEHSRRITTRRQQALVSYTNSLRHMSSAPSMSLSIKSDDAFNGFVKISKKKLLSSPVICVNSLKDSHGPNSHFQLSLRYSTLGSMSAMSTLNRMQSSVKNDEIKENVEYAKIITARRLLLSFPTLKRKYKASNDRFLLGKLVDVETIDPLISEKCFARKCKQLEHTNEQRGLPPVCPNKPECLTNENRIRYCHRQHRDTYTCRIPPEKTENICSTQIDCWPDNPLKTVPVECSTDCAHFRRAHPQRRRFSTAALKEEMEEVKDIHSDDIIEGAKETDAVMQSMYKFDVKKIDSWDDLPTVNIQQNYNKHMNKKFNDFRDGHVRKHFLSKRMPKFSETQERDYSTDLIELKKQQIIGKVMSAVKSSGMGLFEQTVKCMNPCNENRIADNISCHPPDPRPLPVQCEKPQVCYKNPCNDKCQERTMKQKKRFCDKVCLPGCKPITAREYCNMEKPLPPCHIKEAPYPSFAEKKTFDFARRKINECNKANYELYLRQVKSAQFAPLPNDGRAPTMANDCKEYSTYAPAHHSDAIASSVNANATVITTEINQSQTNQIDQNQNYYAQMSKTVQEVKQEKRPCCCCCCPPQQPPEPECCIIESPCKPEPECIKEPEPERPLELGAECRCMPFQPPCIELKPGCKKPCTPYVLPPPPPPRQRKPCPPPPPPPVTVTPCIRPPRPPYVLVDRCKRWRECCREPPPPKICPCEEPCDNTPVNECCK; translated from the exons ATGGCTTTTCGGACTGGTGTCAAAATTTTTCGTCATTATTTTCAACAA AATGTTTCACTACGTACTTTAAACAATTATCGGAATACCGCCACTCTTATCAAACCATTCCCTTCGACAAGTCATTCAAAGGAtcaaaaaaatagtataaatgaAGATAAAAAGAATTTGCATAGCGGCAATGCAAATACATCAAAAATATGTGCGGAAACCCCTAATGGGTGTGGTGCTGTAACTGCCAAAACaggtatttttgaaataaaaaaaaatttattaaacactcATAAAAATAAGATGGCAATCGTAAGTTTAAAACCTGGCATAAGACATTTTCACACAAATCGTGCTTCGTTACAAGTGGGTGCtaataaaatcagaaaattattgaatacagAAATGAGTATCCGAAAAACAttaacaataatacaaaaaagatttattCATCCAATCTACGAATGTCCACCACCTCCACCACCAAAAGAACCTTGTGGATATTTATATCCACCACCCGAACCTGAATTATATTGTCCACAGCCTTGTGCACGTACGCCAGCAGAAAAACGTTTGTGGAGTCAATGTGGCAGAATGTGTATAAGAGGTTGTCCACTTCGTCGACAACAAGAATATTGTTTTGATGAAGAGTTAGTACAgccatgctacgaaaaaatgttaccacCAACACCTTCATTTTCAGAATGTCGATGTAACCCAATACCCAAACCAATTTTATGCCCCGAATGTTATCCAAAATTTCCTTCTTGTCCAAAACCACCCAAGTATTCAGTTTTATGTCAAGCGTTACCTTTGCCAAGACGTCTAGATTGTATACCTAGACCAAAACCTCGACAAAAACCGTGGTCGGAAATTGAAAGATGTAATATACCACAACGTTGTTATAACCCATGGAGGGCGGATGATCACTATCCTCCAAAGCAATGGAAACCCCTACCTCCAGTATTTCCATCATTTCCACCACCAACCAAAGAATTCATATTTAGTAAACCTGGACCTGCGAACATTGGTGGCCCGCCAATGGGCTGCAGTATACGAGCATTCAGTACATTTTCGAGACAATCACAAAAACGAGCCTACAGTACATCTTCTCCTAGACAAATACAAAAACCAATTCATGTAATATCTACCATTATTCGAAAAATGAGTTTATGGCCACCACCACCTTGTCGCACAATGTACCCAAGAAATTGTAGAGTTGCTGAAAAAGAATATGATCCATGTATTCGTGAATTAAGACGTCGTACCGAAGGGCTTGGCTGTATGAAAGAAGTACGACCAGCAACCGGTAACTGTTATCGTTGGCATAAACGTGTAAATAAGATCGTTGGGAATATATCACAATATGATGGACGCGCGAAACCAGATTCACCTTTCTTTCCAAAATTCAGACGTGCCTTTTCTACCATGCATTCACCTTTTGCTATACAAATGAGAAATTACGCTACGGGACATCATATGCATGAtacattttctacttttttaccGATGTATCAAACGAGATTAATAAAATGTCGTGCAAAATGTGTCGTTTTAAAAgatgatattcaaaaattgagAAACCAAACGGAAGGATGTTGCATTGTCCCCGAACCATGTTCAATACCGAAAAAAATAATGGAACGTATTGACCCATTAGAAGTACAGTATGATCCAGTTTGTAATATACCAAGATTATGGCATCGAccaattagtttaaaattatttgcagaaaaaaattgtatagatATACGTAAACAAACCGAAGGTGAATGTAGACCAAAATGCCTAACAACATTTAAATTACCAGGTTGCACGCAACGATTCCGAATTGATTGTGCTAGTGCCTTAGCATATTTCCCTTGCAGGAAAAATGAATGTCCGCATCCATCTTACTCAGAATGTAAAGAAGATGATCCGTATAGAGACATACATGAATGTACATTCTGTCAAGATTCGATAACGCCACCGAATTTCTATCAAAAAGATCCGGATTGTTCTTGTGCCAAAGGGCCATGTAAACGTACATGGTCAGCATCGTGTGAAGACAAAGAAAAAGAATACATTGACCCTAGAACATTCCGTAGAATTCGTTGTTTCACTACTTACGATATAACATCAAGAGCTTTACCACCAAGTCATGGTCTGAAACGATGCGAAGAGTTGAAACGTCTTCATGCACCCAAAACGGATGCACAAAGAGGGTTTAAATATTCTGTAAAAGGACCATCCGATATGGGAACAATAATATATGGTAGATATAAACGTTCTTATTCTACTTACACTAGATCCAGAGGAATTAGTCAAAGTGCCAGTAAATTAGACAAATTGGTTGATGTAACGAGAACAGAACTTATAATGGATCCATCCATAGGCGAAAAGTGTTGTAAAGAAAAATGTGAAGAGTTGTGCTATGATTGCGAAATTGATACtccagaaaatagaaaaaaatactgCATTTCTCAAAGACGTGATACATACTCCTGTGGATGTCCCCCAGAACGCACGGATGcacattgtataaaacaaaataattgccCACAAAATAATTGCAACCCAACTCGTAATTATAGTACATTTCGACCTGGTGACGGTATTATAAGAAGTTTGAACGCCAAATCTTCAGCTGATATTGATGTAACACCGTCATATGATCTTCCAACTGATACAATGAGGGCTGAATCTACAAAAAATCGTATGAAGATGGCCGATGAAATCGGTAATTTTGGAATAGATAGTCATGAACACTCCAGAAGAATAACTACAAGACGGCAACAGGCATTGGTTTCATACACGAATTCGTTACGTCACATGTCATCTGCACCATCAATGTCTTTATCGATCAAATCAGATGATGCTTTTAACGggtttgttaaaatttcaaaaaaaaaattactatcatCCCCGGTCATTTGTGTAAATTCATTAAAAGATTCGCACGGACCAAATTCGCATTTCCAATTATCATTGCGGTACTCTACATTAGGTTCAATGTCTGCCATGTCCACATTAAATCGAATGCAAAGTTCtgttaaaaatgatgaaatcaaGGAAAATGTggaatatgcaaaaattataaCAGCTCGAAGATTGTTATTATCATTTCCTACATTAAAACGAAAATACAAAGCTAGCAACGATCGATTTTTATTGGGTAAACTTGTAGATGTGGAAACAATAGATCCATTGATTAGTGAAAAATGTTTTGCGAGAAAATGTAAGCAATTGGAGCACACAAATGAACAAAGGGGTCTTCCACCTGTTTGTCCAAACAAACCTGAATGCTTAACTAATGAGAATCGTATACGATATTGTCATCGACAACACCGTGATACGTACACCTGTAGAATACCAccagaaaaaactgaaaacattTGTAGTACTCAAATTGACTGTTGGCCAGACAATCCTTTGAAAACTGTACCTGTAGAATGTTCAACAGACTGTGCACACTTTAGACGTGCACATCCACAACGACGGCGCTTTTCAACTGCAGCCCTCAAGGAAGAAATGGAAGAGGTTAAAGATATTCATAGTGACGATATAATCGAAGGTGCTAAAGAAACGGACGCTGTTATGCAATCGATGTACAAATTTGATGTAAAGAAGATTGATAGTTGGGACGATTTACCAACAGTAAATAtccaacaaaattataataaacatatgaataaaaaatttaacgattttcGGGATGGACATgtacgaaaacattttttatcgaaacgaatgccaaaattttctgaaacacAAGAGAGAGATTATTCGACAG atttgattgaattaaaaaaacaacaaataattgGGAAAGTGATGTCAGCAGTAAAATCAAGTGGTATGGGATTATTTGAGCAAACTGTGAAATGTATGAATCCATGTAATGAAAATAGAATTGCTGATAATATATCCTGTCATCCACCCGATCCCAGACCATTGCCTGTACAGTGTGAAAAACCGCAAGTATGTTATAAAAATCCATGCAATGATAAATGCCAAGAGAGAACAATGAAACAAAAGAAACGATTTTGCGATAAAGTATGTTTACCTGGCTGTAAACCAATTACTGCACGGGAGTATTGTAATATGGAAAAACCACTACCTCCATGTCATATTAAAGAAGCACCATACCCATCGTTTgccgaaaaaaaaacttttgattttgctcgacgaaaaattaatgaatgtaaCAAAGCCAATTATGAATTGTATCTACGTCAAGTGAAATCTGCACAATTCGCTCCACTTCCTAATGATGGCCGAGCACCAACAATGGCAAATGACTGCAAGGAATATTCAACGTATGCACCTGCACATCACTCAGACGCAATTGCAAGTAGTGTAAATGCAAACGCTACCGTAATTACAACTGAAATAAATCAAAGTCAGACGAATCAAATAGatcaaaatcaaaactactaTGCACAAATGTCAAAGACGGTTCAA GAAGTAAAACAGGAGAAACGGCcatgttgctgttgttgttgtccACCTCAGCAACCACCAGAACCCGAGTGTTGTATTATAGAATCACCATGTAAACCAGAACCGGAATGTATTAAGGAGCCCGAACCAGAAAGGCCCCTTGAATTAGGAGCAGAATGTCGTTGTATGCCATTTCAACCTCCATGCATTGAATTGAAACCAGGTTGTAAAAAACCGTGTACACCATATGTGTTACCTCCACCACCTCCGCCAAGACAAAGAAAGCCGTgcccaccaccaccaccacctcCAGTGACAGTTACTCCATGTATTAGACCACCCCGTCCACCATATGTGTTAGTCGACAGGTGCAAGAGATGGCGTGAATGCTGCAGGGAACCTCCTCCACCAAAAATATGCCCCTGCGAGGAACCATGCGATAATACACCTGTCAATGAATGTTGTAAATAA
- the LOC123292007 gene encoding uncharacterized protein LOC123292007 isoform X1, producing MAFRTGVKIFRHYFQQNVSLRTLNNYRNTATLIKPFPSTSHSKDQKNSINEDKKNLHSGNANTSKICAETPNGCGAVTAKTGIFEIKKNLLNTHKNKMAIVSLKPGIRHFHTNRASLQVGANKIRKLLNTEMSIRKTLTIIQKRFIHPIYECPPPPPPKEPCGYLYPPPEPELYCPQPCARTPAEKRLWSQCGRMCIRGCPLRRQQEYCFDEELVQPCYEKMLPPTPSFSECRCNPIPKPILCPECYPKFPSCPKPPKYSVLCQALPLPRRLDCIPRPKPRQKPWSEIERCNIPQRCYNPWRADDHYPPKQWKPLPPVFPSFPPPTKEFIFSKPGPANIGGPPMGCSIRAFSTFSRQSQKRAYSTSSPRQIQKPIHVISTIIRKMSLWPPPPCRTMYPRNCRVAEKEYDPCIRELRRRTEGLGCMKEVRPATGNCYRWHKRVNKIVGNISQYDGRAKPDSPFFPKFRRAFSTMHSPFAIQMRNYATGHHMHDTFSTFLPMYQTRLIKCRAKCVVLKDDIQKLRNQTEGCCIVPEPCSIPKKIMERIDPLEVQYDPVCNIPRLWHRPISLKLFAEKNCIDIRKQTEGECRPKCLTTFKLPGCTQRFRIDCASALAYFPCRKNECPHPSYSECKEDDPYRDIHECTFCQDSITPPNFYQKDPDCSCAKGPCKRTWSASCEDKEKEYIDPRTFRRIRCFTTYDITSRALPPSHGLKRCEELKRLHAPKTDAQRGFKYSVKGPSDMGTIIYGRYKRSYSTYTRSRGISQSASKLDKLVDVTRTELIMDPSIGEKCCKEKCEELCYDCEIDTPENRKKYCISQRRDTYSCGCPPERTDAHCIKQNNCPQNNCNPTRNYSTFRPGDGIIRSLNAKSSADIDVTPSYDLPTDTMRAESTKNRMKMADEIGNFGIDSHEHSRRITTRRQQALVSYTNSLRHMSSAPSMSLSIKSDDAFNGFVKISKKKLLSSPVICVNSLKDSHGPNSHFQLSLRYSTLGSMSAMSTLNRMQSSVKNDEIKENVEYAKIITARRLLLSFPTLKRKYKASNDRFLLGKLVDVETIDPLISEKCFARKCKQLEHTNEQRGLPPVCPNKPECLTNENRIRYCHRQHRDTYTCRIPPEKTENICSTQIDCWPDNPLKTVPVECSTDCAHFRRAHPQRRRFSTAALKEEMEEVKDIHSDDIIEGAKETDAVMQSMYKFDVKKIDSWDDLPTVNIQQNYNKHMNKKFNDFRDGHVRKHFLSKRMPKFSETQERDYSTGIINDTNFDNFANVLTNNVTQIFKAQPYSPDLIELKKQQIIGKVMSAVKSSGMGLFEQTVKCMNPCNENRIADNISCHPPDPRPLPVQCEKPQVCYKNPCNDKCQERTMKQKKRFCDKVCLPGCKPITAREYCNMEKPLPPCHIKEAPYPSFAEKKTFDFARRKINECNKANYELYLRQVKSAQFAPLPNDGRAPTMANDCKEYSTYAPAHHSDAIASSVNANATVITTEINQSQTNQIDQNQNYYAQMSKTVQEVKQEKRPCCCCCCPPQQPPEPECCIIESPCKPEPECIKEPEPERPLELGAECRCMPFQPPCIELKPGCKKPCTPYVLPPPPPPRQRKPCPPPPPPPVTVTPCIRPPRPPYVLVDRCKRWRECCREPPPPKICPCEEPCDNTPVNECCK from the exons ATGGCTTTTCGGACTGGTGTCAAAATTTTTCGTCATTATTTTCAACAA AATGTTTCACTACGTACTTTAAACAATTATCGGAATACCGCCACTCTTATCAAACCATTCCCTTCGACAAGTCATTCAAAGGAtcaaaaaaatagtataaatgaAGATAAAAAGAATTTGCATAGCGGCAATGCAAATACATCAAAAATATGTGCGGAAACCCCTAATGGGTGTGGTGCTGTAACTGCCAAAACaggtatttttgaaataaaaaaaaatttattaaacactcATAAAAATAAGATGGCAATCGTAAGTTTAAAACCTGGCATAAGACATTTTCACACAAATCGTGCTTCGTTACAAGTGGGTGCtaataaaatcagaaaattattgaatacagAAATGAGTATCCGAAAAACAttaacaataatacaaaaaagatttattCATCCAATCTACGAATGTCCACCACCTCCACCACCAAAAGAACCTTGTGGATATTTATATCCACCACCCGAACCTGAATTATATTGTCCACAGCCTTGTGCACGTACGCCAGCAGAAAAACGTTTGTGGAGTCAATGTGGCAGAATGTGTATAAGAGGTTGTCCACTTCGTCGACAACAAGAATATTGTTTTGATGAAGAGTTAGTACAgccatgctacgaaaaaatgttaccacCAACACCTTCATTTTCAGAATGTCGATGTAACCCAATACCCAAACCAATTTTATGCCCCGAATGTTATCCAAAATTTCCTTCTTGTCCAAAACCACCCAAGTATTCAGTTTTATGTCAAGCGTTACCTTTGCCAAGACGTCTAGATTGTATACCTAGACCAAAACCTCGACAAAAACCGTGGTCGGAAATTGAAAGATGTAATATACCACAACGTTGTTATAACCCATGGAGGGCGGATGATCACTATCCTCCAAAGCAATGGAAACCCCTACCTCCAGTATTTCCATCATTTCCACCACCAACCAAAGAATTCATATTTAGTAAACCTGGACCTGCGAACATTGGTGGCCCGCCAATGGGCTGCAGTATACGAGCATTCAGTACATTTTCGAGACAATCACAAAAACGAGCCTACAGTACATCTTCTCCTAGACAAATACAAAAACCAATTCATGTAATATCTACCATTATTCGAAAAATGAGTTTATGGCCACCACCACCTTGTCGCACAATGTACCCAAGAAATTGTAGAGTTGCTGAAAAAGAATATGATCCATGTATTCGTGAATTAAGACGTCGTACCGAAGGGCTTGGCTGTATGAAAGAAGTACGACCAGCAACCGGTAACTGTTATCGTTGGCATAAACGTGTAAATAAGATCGTTGGGAATATATCACAATATGATGGACGCGCGAAACCAGATTCACCTTTCTTTCCAAAATTCAGACGTGCCTTTTCTACCATGCATTCACCTTTTGCTATACAAATGAGAAATTACGCTACGGGACATCATATGCATGAtacattttctacttttttaccGATGTATCAAACGAGATTAATAAAATGTCGTGCAAAATGTGTCGTTTTAAAAgatgatattcaaaaattgagAAACCAAACGGAAGGATGTTGCATTGTCCCCGAACCATGTTCAATACCGAAAAAAATAATGGAACGTATTGACCCATTAGAAGTACAGTATGATCCAGTTTGTAATATACCAAGATTATGGCATCGAccaattagtttaaaattatttgcagaaaaaaattgtatagatATACGTAAACAAACCGAAGGTGAATGTAGACCAAAATGCCTAACAACATTTAAATTACCAGGTTGCACGCAACGATTCCGAATTGATTGTGCTAGTGCCTTAGCATATTTCCCTTGCAGGAAAAATGAATGTCCGCATCCATCTTACTCAGAATGTAAAGAAGATGATCCGTATAGAGACATACATGAATGTACATTCTGTCAAGATTCGATAACGCCACCGAATTTCTATCAAAAAGATCCGGATTGTTCTTGTGCCAAAGGGCCATGTAAACGTACATGGTCAGCATCGTGTGAAGACAAAGAAAAAGAATACATTGACCCTAGAACATTCCGTAGAATTCGTTGTTTCACTACTTACGATATAACATCAAGAGCTTTACCACCAAGTCATGGTCTGAAACGATGCGAAGAGTTGAAACGTCTTCATGCACCCAAAACGGATGCACAAAGAGGGTTTAAATATTCTGTAAAAGGACCATCCGATATGGGAACAATAATATATGGTAGATATAAACGTTCTTATTCTACTTACACTAGATCCAGAGGAATTAGTCAAAGTGCCAGTAAATTAGACAAATTGGTTGATGTAACGAGAACAGAACTTATAATGGATCCATCCATAGGCGAAAAGTGTTGTAAAGAAAAATGTGAAGAGTTGTGCTATGATTGCGAAATTGATACtccagaaaatagaaaaaaatactgCATTTCTCAAAGACGTGATACATACTCCTGTGGATGTCCCCCAGAACGCACGGATGcacattgtataaaacaaaataattgccCACAAAATAATTGCAACCCAACTCGTAATTATAGTACATTTCGACCTGGTGACGGTATTATAAGAAGTTTGAACGCCAAATCTTCAGCTGATATTGATGTAACACCGTCATATGATCTTCCAACTGATACAATGAGGGCTGAATCTACAAAAAATCGTATGAAGATGGCCGATGAAATCGGTAATTTTGGAATAGATAGTCATGAACACTCCAGAAGAATAACTACAAGACGGCAACAGGCATTGGTTTCATACACGAATTCGTTACGTCACATGTCATCTGCACCATCAATGTCTTTATCGATCAAATCAGATGATGCTTTTAACGggtttgttaaaatttcaaaaaaaaaattactatcatCCCCGGTCATTTGTGTAAATTCATTAAAAGATTCGCACGGACCAAATTCGCATTTCCAATTATCATTGCGGTACTCTACATTAGGTTCAATGTCTGCCATGTCCACATTAAATCGAATGCAAAGTTCtgttaaaaatgatgaaatcaaGGAAAATGTggaatatgcaaaaattataaCAGCTCGAAGATTGTTATTATCATTTCCTACATTAAAACGAAAATACAAAGCTAGCAACGATCGATTTTTATTGGGTAAACTTGTAGATGTGGAAACAATAGATCCATTGATTAGTGAAAAATGTTTTGCGAGAAAATGTAAGCAATTGGAGCACACAAATGAACAAAGGGGTCTTCCACCTGTTTGTCCAAACAAACCTGAATGCTTAACTAATGAGAATCGTATACGATATTGTCATCGACAACACCGTGATACGTACACCTGTAGAATACCAccagaaaaaactgaaaacattTGTAGTACTCAAATTGACTGTTGGCCAGACAATCCTTTGAAAACTGTACCTGTAGAATGTTCAACAGACTGTGCACACTTTAGACGTGCACATCCACAACGACGGCGCTTTTCAACTGCAGCCCTCAAGGAAGAAATGGAAGAGGTTAAAGATATTCATAGTGACGATATAATCGAAGGTGCTAAAGAAACGGACGCTGTTATGCAATCGATGTACAAATTTGATGTAAAGAAGATTGATAGTTGGGACGATTTACCAACAGTAAATAtccaacaaaattataataaacatatgaataaaaaatttaacgattttcGGGATGGACATgtacgaaaacattttttatcgaaacgaatgccaaaattttctgaaacacAAGAGAGAGATTATTCGACAGGTATAATTAACgatacaaattttgataattttgctAATGTATTAACTAACAACGTAACGCAAATTTTTAAAGCTCAACCGTATTCCCCagatttgattgaattaaaaaaacaacaaataattgGGAAAGTGATGTCAGCAGTAAAATCAAGTGGTATGGGATTATTTGAGCAAACTGTGAAATGTATGAATCCATGTAATGAAAATAGAATTGCTGATAATATATCCTGTCATCCACCCGATCCCAGACCATTGCCTGTACAGTGTGAAAAACCGCAAGTATGTTATAAAAATCCATGCAATGATAAATGCCAAGAGAGAACAATGAAACAAAAGAAACGATTTTGCGATAAAGTATGTTTACCTGGCTGTAAACCAATTACTGCACGGGAGTATTGTAATATGGAAAAACCACTACCTCCATGTCATATTAAAGAAGCACCATACCCATCGTTTgccgaaaaaaaaacttttgattttgctcgacgaaaaattaatgaatgtaaCAAAGCCAATTATGAATTGTATCTACGTCAAGTGAAATCTGCACAATTCGCTCCACTTCCTAATGATGGCCGAGCACCAACAATGGCAAATGACTGCAAGGAATATTCAACGTATGCACCTGCACATCACTCAGACGCAATTGCAAGTAGTGTAAATGCAAACGCTACCGTAATTACAACTGAAATAAATCAAAGTCAGACGAATCAAATAGatcaaaatcaaaactactaTGCACAAATGTCAAAGACGGTTCAA GAAGTAAAACAGGAGAAACGGCcatgttgctgttgttgttgtccACCTCAGCAACCACCAGAACCCGAGTGTTGTATTATAGAATCACCATGTAAACCAGAACCGGAATGTATTAAGGAGCCCGAACCAGAAAGGCCCCTTGAATTAGGAGCAGAATGTCGTTGTATGCCATTTCAACCTCCATGCATTGAATTGAAACCAGGTTGTAAAAAACCGTGTACACCATATGTGTTACCTCCACCACCTCCGCCAAGACAAAGAAAGCCGTgcccaccaccaccaccacctcCAGTGACAGTTACTCCATGTATTAGACCACCCCGTCCACCATATGTGTTAGTCGACAGGTGCAAGAGATGGCGTGAATGCTGCAGGGAACCTCCTCCACCAAAAATATGCCCCTGCGAGGAACCATGCGATAATACACCTGTCAATGAATGTTGTAAATAA